Proteins encoded within one genomic window of Acinetobacter sp. WCHA55:
- a CDS encoding ion transporter: MKLTAWYTLRKFVYNNLHNEDYETPLSRGFNYFLIALIMSNAVAVLLESVQKYYLSYQDFFYYFEIFSIIVFSVEYLLRFWSIAESNSFESDWKNRLNWVKSGGAIIDLLAILPAYLNFFVQFDLRFLRIVRLLRLLKLTRYFVSLQILLRVIEREKGSFQAVIFILVIMIIMAAAGVYLIESQAQPEVFSSIPASMWWAVVTLTTVGYGDVTPITPLGRFLGAIITILGVGLAALPAGILANGLANELEQRKEKLELRFRELIQNSDIDFVLETEKIDEVRKEVGLTKEQTHDIILQLIREQKEESLRQERDQYAYCPHCGKKLPE; this comes from the coding sequence ATGAAATTGACAGCTTGGTACACGCTACGCAAATTTGTTTATAACAATTTGCATAATGAAGACTATGAGACACCCTTAAGTCGAGGGTTCAACTATTTTCTCATTGCACTGATTATGAGTAATGCTGTTGCAGTCTTACTGGAGTCGGTACAAAAGTACTATCTATCGTATCAAGACTTTTTCTATTATTTTGAAATCTTTTCTATTATTGTTTTTAGTGTTGAATATCTTTTACGTTTTTGGTCGATTGCCGAATCTAATAGTTTTGAGTCAGATTGGAAAAACCGCCTCAATTGGGTCAAAAGTGGTGGGGCGATTATCGACCTCTTGGCTATTCTACCTGCGTATTTAAACTTCTTTGTTCAGTTCGACTTACGATTCTTAAGAATTGTTCGTTTACTCCGACTTCTCAAATTAACCCGCTACTTTGTCTCGTTACAAATTTTATTACGGGTTATTGAACGCGAAAAAGGCTCGTTTCAAGCAGTTATTTTCATTTTAGTAATTATGATCATTATGGCGGCTGCAGGGGTGTATTTGATTGAAAGTCAGGCCCAGCCTGAAGTTTTCAGCTCTATTCCCGCCTCAATGTGGTGGGCCGTAGTTACACTGACCACCGTGGGCTATGGCGATGTGACACCTATTACTCCGTTAGGACGTTTTCTTGGAGCGATTATTACCATCTTAGGTGTAGGTTTAGCCGCATTACCTGCGGGTATTTTGGCGAATGGTTTAGCCAATGAATTGGAGCAGCGTAAAGAAAAACTTGAACTTAGATTTCGAGAATTAATCCAAAATAGCGATATTGATTTTGTCTTAGAAACAGAAAAAATTGATGAAGTTCGTAAAGAAGTTGGGCTAACCAAAGAACAAACACACGATATTATTCTACAACTCATTCGTGAACAAAAAGAAGAGTCTTTAAGGCAAGAGCGTGACCAATATGCCTATTGTCCGCACTGCGGTAAAAAACTACCCGAATGA
- a CDS encoding MFS transporter has protein sequence MSSQENSPPPTRHLFVIILALALGGFCIGTTEFVAMGLIQEISQSFKLSIPITGHFISAYALGVTIGAPVIAILAAKVPRKTLLIGLMLFYGIANASTALANSYESMLVSRFIAGFPHGAYFGIAALVVAEFAGKQKRASAVAMLMMGLNVATVIGVPFATWLGQLYGWRAGFEFSASIAFLTVVAICFGLPKMQLDHTASIQNELRGLKNTQMWLTLAVGAIGFGGLFSVYSYVSPILTEYTHASIQVIPFALACIGLGLVVGGVVAGHFADKNLNKAIIWVLVSNACSYVLCALSMDHLATAFIALFLVSFSIAGLGPLLQTRLMDVAGNAQGLAASLNHSAFNIANAFGAFLGGWLISQGLGWLAPIWVGVLLSLGGLIILLLAFQHEKKSISTCKNDANQTC, from the coding sequence ATGTCCTCTCAAGAAAATAGCCCCCCGCCAACCCGCCACTTGTTTGTCATTATTTTGGCATTGGCACTCGGTGGTTTTTGTATTGGTACAACTGAATTCGTTGCAATGGGACTCATCCAAGAGATCTCACAAAGTTTCAAGCTCAGTATACCTATCACAGGGCATTTCATTAGTGCCTACGCTTTGGGAGTGACTATTGGTGCGCCAGTGATTGCCATTCTAGCAGCAAAGGTTCCGCGTAAAACGCTCTTAATTGGACTTATGCTATTTTATGGTATCGCCAATGCCAGTACAGCACTCGCAAATAGCTATGAGTCTATGTTGGTTTCACGTTTTATTGCTGGTTTCCCTCACGGCGCTTACTTTGGTATTGCAGCTTTGGTAGTTGCAGAGTTTGCAGGAAAACAAAAACGTGCTTCGGCTGTTGCAATGCTCATGATGGGGCTGAATGTTGCGACCGTGATTGGTGTGCCTTTTGCGACATGGCTGGGTCAGCTGTATGGTTGGCGGGCAGGTTTTGAGTTTTCTGCATCTATCGCATTTTTGACTGTGGTCGCAATTTGTTTTGGCTTACCAAAAATGCAACTGGATCACACAGCCAGCATTCAAAATGAACTGCGTGGGCTTAAAAATACACAAATGTGGCTCACGCTTGCTGTCGGTGCAATTGGATTTGGTGGGCTGTTTTCTGTTTATAGTTATGTATCGCCTATTTTGACTGAATATACCCATGCCAGCATTCAAGTCATTCCATTTGCACTGGCATGTATTGGGCTCGGGTTGGTGGTCGGCGGTGTCGTCGCAGGACACTTTGCCGATAAGAACTTAAATAAAGCGATTATTTGGGTCCTAGTTTCCAACGCCTGCTCTTATGTGCTTTGTGCTTTATCTATGGATCACCTTGCCACTGCTTTTATTGCTCTTTTCTTGGTTAGCTTTAGTATTGCTGGTTTGGGGCCTTTACTACAAACTCGCTTGATGGATGTCGCTGGCAACGCACAAGGTTTAGCAGCCTCGCTGAATCACTCCGCATTTAATATTGCCAATGCTTTTGGTGCCTTCCTCGGTGGTTGGTTAATTAGCCAAGGTTTAGGCTGGCTAGCCCCAATCTGGGTCGGGGTTTTACTGAGCTTAGGTGGATTGATTATTTTATTGTTGGCTTTTCAGCATGAGAAAAAGTCGATATCCACATGTAAAAATGATGCAAATCAGACTTGTTAA
- a CDS encoding DUF441 domain-containing protein gives MPNLDLNLIVLLILLACGIFSHNSAVTIAAAVLIILRMTPLSEYLPLIQQHGLNIGIIILTIAVLVPIASGRISGESIFKSFLSVKSLLAIAIGVLVAWLGGRGVKLMSNQPDVVAGLLVGTVAGVALLRGVPVGPLIAAGLLTLIIGTGQS, from the coding sequence ATGCCGAACTTAGATTTGAACCTGATCGTCCTATTGATCCTGCTTGCTTGCGGTATTTTCAGTCACAACTCTGCAGTAACCATTGCTGCTGCTGTACTCATTATTTTGCGGATGACGCCACTAAGTGAATACTTACCTCTAATTCAACAACATGGATTAAATATCGGGATCATCATTTTAACCATTGCAGTTTTAGTGCCTATTGCAAGTGGTAGAATTAGCGGTGAAAGTATTTTTAAATCTTTTTTAAGTGTTAAATCGTTACTTGCTATCGCCATTGGTGTTTTGGTTGCATGGCTAGGTGGTCGTGGTGTGAAACTAATGTCAAACCAACCCGATGTTGTTGCAGGCTTGCTGGTTGGAACCGTTGCAGGGGTTGCTTTACTGCGTGGCGTTCCAGTCGGCCCACTCATTGCTGCTGGTTTACTTACCCTAATCATTGGTACAGGACAGTCCTAG